The segment CGCCTTGCGGCGCCCCGGCGGCAGATGCGGCATACGAAAACTCCACGCCGTCGCAGACGATCAGGGGGCCCGGCATCAGGCGGCACCGCCGAGAGCGTAGCAGGCGGCCACGGCGAAGATCCGGCAGGCTTCGACGAGGTCGGTCACCCGGATAAACTCATCGACCTGGTGAGGAATCGTCACGTCTCCCGGGCCGATCGTCACGATGGGAATGTGGGCCCAGGCGTGCAGGAAGGTCCCATCGGTGGCGCCGGGCACCCCTCGGTATCGCGGCGGCCGGGCTTGGACCCGCCGGCAGGCGTGCTCGACCGCCGAGACGATCGACGCGTCCCGGGGAGTCTCCGTCCACGGCCGCTCCTCGAACACCTCGAGGTCGCCCGTGCAGCCCGGGAGGGCCGCGACCGCGGCGTCGACGGCCGCGGCGAGGTCGCGGCGGATCTCCGCGTCCGCTTGACCAGGAATCGTTCGGATATCCAGTCCGACCAGGGCCTGATCGTGCATGACGTTGAGTTGTGCCACGCTCCCCGCCGCCAGCACGGTGGGCGTGACGCTGGGCTCGCCGAGCAGCGGATGGCTCCCGTGGCGCGCCACGTATCGCTCCTCGAGCGTCCGCATCCCGGCGACAAACGCCGCCGCCGCTGGGATGGGGTTGAGGCCGCTCTTCGGCATCGCGCCGTGCGCCATCTTTCCCCTGAACCGCGCCAGCGCCCGGAGCGCGCCCTTCTGAACGAGGCAGATGTTGTTGGCTTCGGGCTCGCAGATAATCGCCCCGCAGGCCCCCTCAGCCCACCCGTTCCGGATGAACGACTTGATGCCGAGCATCATCCCCTCTTCGTCGGCAACAACCGCGATCCGGATCCGGCCGGGCAACGTGACCCCGGCGTCGCGGATCGCGCGCACCGCGGCGATCGCGGCGGCGACCCCCCCCTTCATATCGGCAGCCCCCCGCCCGTAGAGGCGCCCGTCGGCGACCACGCCGCCGAATGGCGGTACCGACCACGCCGAGGCGTCGCCCTCGGTCACCACGTCGCTGTGACCTTCCAGAATCAGGAGCGGTCCCGCCCCCCGTCCTCGCCAGTCCCCGATGACGTTGGGGCGACCCGGAGCCGCTTCCTCGCAGTGCACCTCGAGCCCGAGCCGCCGCAACTCATCGGCGACGAGCGACGCGGCGGCGGTTTCGTTGGCGAGGGGATCCTCTGGCCGGAACACGCTCGGAGTCCTCACCAGTCGGCAGGCCAGATCGATGAGATACGGCTCGTCAACCGCCGTCACCACCGCATCGACCGCCGTATCGAACGCGCGCATCGAGGGGCTCAGTAGATATTCGACTGCCGCACCCGCCCGGTATAGTCCCAGAACACGCTCTTGATCTCAGTGAAGAATTCCAATCCTTCCTCCGCCATCTCCCGGCCGCCGACGCCGCTCCACTTGATGCCGCCGAACGGGATCTGGGCCTCACCCCCAACGGTGGGGGAGTTCACGTGGACCATGCCGACCTCGACGCCGTCGATGAAGCGCATGATCGCGTTGGCGTCGGACGCGTAGATCGAGGAAGAGAGACCGTAGCGAAGACCATTGGTGACCGCGAGGGCCTCGTCGAGGGACGCGACTTCGATCACCGACAGCACCGGGCCGAAGATTTCTTCCCGCGCGATCCGGTGGCCGGGCTGGACGTCCGCAAACACGGTGGGCTCGACGAAGTATCCCCGGGCGTACGCACCATCGGCCAAGCGCCGACCTCCGCAGAGCAGGCGCGCGCCCTCGGCCCGCCCGGCCTCGATGTAGCCGAGAACCGTGGTGAGCTGGTGCGAATCCACGAGCGGGCCCATGCCGACGCCGGCCTCCAGACCGTTGCCGACGCGGATGCTCCGGGCCCGATCGACAATCGCGTCGGCGAGCCGCGCGCGCACGTCCCGGTGCACCACACATAGGCTGGTGGCGGTACAGCGCTGGCCGGTGCTGCCAAAGGCACCCTGGACGATCCCGGCGACCGCGAGTTCCAGATCGGCATCGGGCATGACGACGACAGCGTTCTTGCCCCCCATTTCGCAGGTGACCTTCGCCAACCGGCGGGCCGCGCGCGCGTAGACCTCTCCCCCAATCTCACAGGACCCGGTGAAGGAGACGGCCCGCACCATCGGATGGGTGACCAACGCATCGCCAACTTCGGGACCCGGCCCGACGATGATGGTCAGCACGCCCCGCGGGAGCCCGGCCTCCTCGAGGATATCCCGGTACCGCTGGGCGACGAGCGGCGTCAACGATGCCGGTTTGAGGATGACGGCGTTTCCCGCCACGAGGGCCGGGGCGACCTTCCAGGCCGGCTCCGCCCAAGGGAAGTTCCAGGGAGTGATCACCGCGACGACCCCGAGCGGTTCCCGCAACGTCATCAGCACCGTCGTGGGCATCTCCGACGGCCGGGTTTTGCCGCCCATCCGAAAGCCCTCGCCGGCGTACCACTCGAGCAGAGCAATCCCCTTGAGCACCTCTCCGCGTGCCTCGCTGAGGATCTTGCCTTCTTCGCGAGTGAGCAAGCCCGCGAGTTCGTCGAGCCGGGACCGGGCAAGCTCGGCCGCCCTCGCCAGGACACGCCCCCGCTCCGGCGCCGGGGTCGCGCGCCAGATCCGATACGCCCCTTGGGCCCGCTCCACGGCCCGGATCACATCCTGCGCGGTGTGCTGCGGAATCTCCGCCAACACCTCAGCGGTATCGGCGGGGTTGGTATCGATGACCGTGCGGGGACCTCTACCCCCGGTCCCGGCACGCCGAGACTCTGGAAGATCGCGGGTCGTGCTCATCCACGCCCTCCTTCTGGTGCGCATCGGCGGGTTTCCGGGCACCGGCGGCCGTGTTCAGTTCCGCCTGAGGAAAGTCCTTCCGCGGGAAGCGTTCGCGCAGGCGCGCGCGTTACGCACGGTGTGGGCAGTTTCGCCGATTCGTAGGGAGGAGTCGGGGTGCAGGGACAACCACTCGAGCACGCACGGGCGAAGGGGTTCGCCAGCCCTCCGCCGCGGAAGATCAGGGGCCCCATTGTCGATGTGCACACACACACCACGGAGCCGGCCACGAATCACGAGCTGATCGAGGCGGCACGGCTCTACGGGATCACCACGCTTGTGGCGATCGCCCCGCTCGACGTCGGCCGCGCGATACAAAACAGATACCCAAAGGAAATTGTGCTGGCGGTCCGGCCGATTCTGAATGAACCAAACGGTCAGATCGCGCTCCTGGACCGGGCGGTGGAAACCGTGCACCAAGCCCGAGCGCTGGGCGCCCCGCTGATCAAATTTTGGTTCGCCCCCCGAATCCGCGATCGGCTGGACTTTCTCCTGGACTCGCCACGGTTGGATCCGGTGTTCCGGGCGATCGATGAAGAAGGGCTGGGAGTCCTCGTACACGTCAGCGATCCCGACCGGTGGTTCAAGCATAAGTACGACCCCGCCAAATACGGGACGAAGGCGGACCAGTACCCAATGCTTGAGACCCGGCTCCGGCAGTTCCCGCGGATTCCATTTCTCGCGGCGCATATGGGCGGGGATCCGGAACACCTCGATCACCTGGCAGACCTGCTGACCCGGTACCCGAATCTCTACCTCGATACGAGCGCCACCAAATGGATCGTCCGCGAGCTCGGCCGGCAGCGGGAGGCCGCGCGAACCTTCTTTCACCGGTGGGCGGACCGGATCTGCTTCGGGACGGATCAGGTCGTGCTCAAGGAATCCGATCCCACCCGGTACCTCGTACGGTACTGGGTGCACCAGATGTTTTGGGAAACGGATCTGCAGTGCCCGTCGCCGATCCCCGATCCTGACAGCGACGGGCCTCCCTCGCTACGCGGACTCGATCTGCCTGAGGGCGTGCTGGGTGAGATTTATTCGAAAACCGCGGAACGGGCCTTCGGAATTCAAGCCCGCCGACCTGAGGGAGCGCAGACGCACTCCACAACGAAGACCGCTAGCGAATGATCAAGTGCCCGGTGGCCCAAAGGGCAAGGCCAATCAGCGCAAGGATCCCTGCGAGAAGCACGACCTTCACCTCCTCCCGAAACTTCTCTCGCCGCCCTGTATCTTACCCCGTGGGGGTCCCGGTCAAACTTTACGGTCCATCCCCTTGGTCTCCCCACCGCGCCTGCGCCCGCTAAGGCTCGAGGGCTTTCTCCACGTCCTGCCGAGTGAGGTCTTCCCCAAGTTCGCCCGACCACCGGAGCAGAGCCTGCACCACTTCTTCCTGGGCCATCCCCAAACTCGATGTCATCTCTTGGACGCACATCTCGACCACATACTCCAGGCGCCCGCTCCACCCGGCATCCTTCGCCTCGGCGATCAGGGAGACGACGACACCAGCGAGCAGCGGTTCGGCCCAGGCGCGGCGATCACTCGCAGCGTCGGGAGCGGCCGTGGCCCCCTTCCCCTCTGCCATACGGCCGTCATCCTCCACAGTGCACCTCCCGTTTCCATCCCCCGCGGGCGCCTCGCCGATGCCCGCGGTCAGCCGGCACGCCCCCCTGCGGTGCGGAAGAACACCTCAAACCCCAAGAACAGCACCCCGGCCGCACCGCCGATGAGCCCCACATACCACAAGAACGGCCGCCGGACGATCGCCGCTACCGAGCAAACCACGATTCCGATCTGAAAGAAGGCGACGGCGAGGGACAAGCGTTGGTACCGCTCGTCAAATCGCTGCGCGACGACTTTGGCCTCATCGCGCTCGCGCTCGCGCGCTTTCGCCTCCTTCGCGATCTCGTCTTGGTCGAGCGCATACCGCTTGATCTCCTTCTCGTACGCCGTGACCTGCGCGGCCGCCCCCGGCGTCGAGTTCAAACGCAACACGTCTCTCTCGACCTCGAAGACGTGTCGTTTGATGCCTTTGGCCTGATAGAAATTCCACTGGTCTGATGCCAGATTCTGGGCGATCGCCGCCCCGTTCAACTCGGCCAGCGAGTGATGTGCGGCACGCCCGGCGAGCAGGCTGCTCAGCGCCGCACAAACCGCGAGCGCCGCAGTGGTGACGGCAATCGCGGTGATCAACCACGCCCCGTGAGCGTCGCCGGCGCCCTCCAGGCGCGCCTCGACTTCGAACCCTTCTTCGCTCATCTAACATCTGTTCGGGGTTACGTCTGCGCACTCCTGCGGCGCCGACGCGTGGGGAGCGCTACTGTTGCGGGATGAACGTCCCGGTCCAGGTTGTCTGGCGATGATGGATCAACCCGCCGACTTTGTACCGCAGCATCCCCAACAGCCGGCCGATGACGCCGGCGCGGCCAACGGCTGCCGCGGCCACAACGGGTGACGTGGCAAGGACAGACGACGGCGTCCGAACCGTCAGCGTGCCGATTTGCTGCCCCTGCTGGAAGGGCGCGATCGGGCGGACGCTGATCTCCTCTGAAACCGTGATTGGAGTGCGATCGTCCCGCGGGAGGATGACGTCGAGCGCGTGGGAGGCCGCCAGCGACAACCGCCCGGCGTTCCCGCCGTAGACCCTGATCGCGTTGGGCACGAACTGCTGCCACGGCACCGCGACTATCTCGTATCGGGCAAACCCCATGTTGAGCAAGGCTTCGACCGCAGCGGTGCGGCGTATCAGGGTATGCGCCCCCATCGTGACGGCGATGAAGCGCAGCCCCCCCTGCCGTGCGGTGGCGACGATGTGATAGCCCGCTGCTTCGGTGAACCCGGTCTTCATGCCGTCGACCCGCGCATCCCGAAAGAGGAGGTTGTTCCAATTTGCCTGACGGATCCCGCCGTACGTCTCGTAGCGAGGGCTGGTGTAGGTTAGGGCGTCGGGGTACTCCACCAAGATCTGCCGCGCCAGGTGGCCCATGTCCCACGCGCTCGTGTGCTCGCCCGGGGTCGGAAGCCCGTGCGGGGTGACAAAGTGAGTGTCGTGCATGCCCAGGCGGGCCGCGGTCGCGTTCATTTCCGCGACGAACTGCTCACCGGATCCGGCCAGGGTTTCGGCGAGCGTCTCGGCCGCGTCGTTGCCGGAGGCGATCATCAACCCGTGCAGGAGTTGGTCGACCGTGACCGTATCGCCCGCGTTCAAGAACATGCGGCTGCTGCCCGGAGTGCGCCCAATCCGCCACGCCTCGGCGCTGACGGTAACCGGTGTGGTCAAGGCGATCCGACCGGTCTTGATCGCCCCGAGGGTCAAGTAGAAAGTCATCAGCTTGTCCAGGCTCGCCGGGGGGCGCTGTCGGTGGGGATCCGTGGCCGCGAGGATCTGTCCGGTGGACACTTCAATGAGCAGGGTCGAGGGCGGGCCGGGCAGCCCCACCTGCCGGGGAAGGACAGCGGCGCCAGGGCGCGGCGCCGCCCACGCCACGACGGCGGCTCGAGGGCCCACCCCCACGAAGGCCTGCAGGATCATCGCCAGAATCACACCAGTGCCGAGCCCCCGGATGCCCATCGCTCGCCTCTCCCTCCTCACCGGTCCATCACCAGGATGCCGCGCAGGCCGTCCCCGCGGTCGAGCGCGGCCACCGCGTCGTTGACCCGATCCAGCGGGTACGTCGCCGTCACGAGCTCGTCCAACAACAACCGCTTCCCCTGGTAGAGAGCGAGGAGTCGCGGAATATCAGCCCGAAGGTGCGCGGACCCGTAGAAACAGGCGTGCAGCGTTTTCTCGTTGAGGACAAACGCCGGCCCGCCAACCGCATACTCCTCGCGGGCGGGGGGAATCCCGACCGCGACCGCAACGCCGCCCCGGGCGAGGCTATCGACCGCTTGCCGGACGACCGCGGCCCGGCCGATCACTTCAAACGCATAATCGACCCCGCCCCCGGTCAGGTGCTGGATCGCCCGCACCGGGTCTTCCTCCGATGCCAAGACGGTGTGGGTCGCGCCAAACCGCTTCGCCGACTCCAGGCGGTGTTCGAGGAGGTCGACGGCAATGATCGTCGCCGCCCCGGCGAGGCGCGCCCCCTGCACGACATTAATGCCCACCCCTCCCGCGCCGAAGACCGCCACGCTGCTCCCGGGCCGTACCCGCGCCGTGTTCACCACCGCGCCCACCCCCGTGGTCACGGCGCACCCCAACAGCGCGGCGACGGTCAGCGGGACTTCCTCGCTGATCCGCAGGACCCCCGCTTCGGGAACCACCGCCATCTCCGCCCACGACGACACGCAGGTGAAGTGGTGTACCTCCTGCCCGCGCCACCGCAGGCGGGTGGTGCCGTCCGGCATCTTCCCCCGCACCCGGTACCGCATCTCGCAGAGATGGGGCCGCCCCGTATCGCAGTACCGGCAGCGTCCGCAGGCGGGGGCAAAGAGCAGCACGACGTGATCCCCGGGACGGACCGACTCCACTCCCTCGCCCACGGCGTCCACGATCCCGGCGGCCTCGTGCCCCAGGATGACTGGCAGGGGCATGGCTAGGTCGCCTTTGATGTAGTGCAGGTCGCTGTGGCACACTCCGGTAGCCAAGATCCGAACCGCGACTTCGCGGCGACGCGGTCCCTCGATCTCCACCGTGTCGATTGCCAGCGGCTTCCCCACCTCGTAGAGCACGGCGGCGCGCATGCGCGTTCACCTCTTCGAAGATGTCGAAACACTGTTCCCCCTCCCCGCAGGGATTCCTCCGGGAGGAGGCGAACGCTACGAACGCATGGGTTCCGCCCGCTCCGCTCCTCATTGAGCCGCCTCCACTCCCACCCGGCCCTGGGGAATCTCCTCCTCTTGCTCGTTCCGGTCGTGTGGGGACTGAACTTCATCATTATTAAAGCCGCGCTCAACCAGTTCTCCTCACCCCAGAGCTTCAACGCCCTGCGCTGGATCCTCGCCTCGGGCATCCTGGGGATCGCCGTCGCGGTGCGCCGGGACTCCCTTCGGATCGCTCCCCGGGATTGGGGGAGGATCATCGCCGTCGCGATCCTCGGGAACGTCCTGCAACAGGTGACGTTCATCAACGGGATTCGGCTGACCACCGCCGGTCACTCCGCCCTGATGATGGGGCTTTCACCCCTTGTGGTGGCGCTGGTCAGCGCGGCGAGGGGTCTCGAGGACGTCCGGGCCCGGACCTGGGCGGGGATCGGCCTTTCTCTCTTCGGCCTCGTCATCTTGGTGCGGCCCGCGACCGACCAGGGAGGGTCCGGGATGTTCGTCGGCGACCTGCTGACGCTTGCCTCAGCGGCCTGTTGGGCCGTGTACTCGCTCTTGGCACGGCGGCTCACCCTCGCGTATTCCCCGACCGTGGTCACGGCCGTCGCCATGGGAACCGCCACGATCGTCCTCGTGGCCATCGGCCTGCCGGACCTCCGCACTCAATCCTGGACCTCCGTCCGTTGGACCGGGTGGGCCAGTCTGGCCTACTCCGGGGGGCTCACGATCGCGTTCGGATATCTGGCCTGGGGGTTGGCCATCCGGCGGGTGGGATCGACCCGCACTTCGATCGTCTCCAACCTGACCCCGGTAGTCGCGCTGATCGCGGCGTGGGCACTGCTCGGCGAGCGGTT is part of the bacterium genome and harbors:
- a CDS encoding ArgE/DapE family deacylase; the encoded protein is MRAFDTAVDAVVTAVDEPYLIDLACRLVRTPSVFRPEDPLANETAAASLVADELRRLGLEVHCEEAAPGRPNVIGDWRGRGAGPLLILEGHSDVVTEGDASAWSVPPFGGVVADGRLYGRGAADMKGGVAAAIAAVRAIRDAGVTLPGRIRIAVVADEEGMMLGIKSFIRNGWAEGACGAIICEPEANNICLVQKGALRALARFRGKMAHGAMPKSGLNPIPAAAAFVAGMRTLEERYVARHGSHPLLGEPSVTPTVLAAGSVAQLNVMHDQALVGLDIRTIPGQADAEIRRDLAAAVDAAVAALPGCTGDLEVFEERPWTETPRDASIVSAVEHACRRVQARPPRYRGVPGATDGTFLHAWAHIPIVTIGPGDVTIPHQVDEFIRVTDLVEACRIFAVAACYALGGAA
- a CDS encoding aldehyde dehydrogenase family protein, which translates into the protein MSTTRDLPESRRAGTGGRGPRTVIDTNPADTAEVLAEIPQHTAQDVIRAVERAQGAYRIWRATPAPERGRVLARAAELARSRLDELAGLLTREEGKILSEARGEVLKGIALLEWYAGEGFRMGGKTRPSEMPTTVLMTLREPLGVVAVITPWNFPWAEPAWKVAPALVAGNAVILKPASLTPLVAQRYRDILEEAGLPRGVLTIIVGPGPEVGDALVTHPMVRAVSFTGSCEIGGEVYARAARRLAKVTCEMGGKNAVVVMPDADLELAVAGIVQGAFGSTGQRCTATSLCVVHRDVRARLADAIVDRARSIRVGNGLEAGVGMGPLVDSHQLTTVLGYIEAGRAEGARLLCGGRRLADGAYARGYFVEPTVFADVQPGHRIAREEIFGPVLSVIEVASLDEALAVTNGLRYGLSSSIYASDANAIMRFIDGVEVGMVHVNSPTVGGEAQIPFGGIKWSGVGGREMAEEGLEFFTEIKSVFWDYTGRVRQSNIY
- a CDS encoding amidohydrolase family protein; this translates as MQGQPLEHARAKGFASPPPRKIRGPIVDVHTHTTEPATNHELIEAARLYGITTLVAIAPLDVGRAIQNRYPKEIVLAVRPILNEPNGQIALLDRAVETVHQARALGAPLIKFWFAPRIRDRLDFLLDSPRLDPVFRAIDEEGLGVLVHVSDPDRWFKHKYDPAKYGTKADQYPMLETRLRQFPRIPFLAAHMGGDPEHLDHLADLLTRYPNLYLDTSATKWIVRELGRQREAARTFFHRWADRICFGTDQVVLKESDPTRYLVRYWVHQMFWETDLQCPSPIPDPDSDGPPSLRGLDLPEGVLGEIYSKTAERAFGIQARRPEGAQTHSTTKTASE
- a CDS encoding DUF4337 domain-containing protein — encoded protein: MSEEGFEVEARLEGAGDAHGAWLITAIAVTTAALAVCAALSSLLAGRAAHHSLAELNGAAIAQNLASDQWNFYQAKGIKRHVFEVERDVLRLNSTPGAAAQVTAYEKEIKRYALDQDEIAKEAKARERERDEAKVVAQRFDERYQRLSLAVAFFQIGIVVCSVAAIVRRPFLWYVGLIGGAAGVLFLGFEVFFRTAGGRAG
- a CDS encoding D-alanyl-D-alanine carboxypeptidase family protein: MGIRGLGTGVILAMILQAFVGVGPRAAVVAWAAPRPGAAVLPRQVGLPGPPSTLLIEVSTGQILAATDPHRQRPPASLDKLMTFYLTLGAIKTGRIALTTPVTVSAEAWRIGRTPGSSRMFLNAGDTVTVDQLLHGLMIASGNDAAETLAETLAGSGEQFVAEMNATAARLGMHDTHFVTPHGLPTPGEHTSAWDMGHLARQILVEYPDALTYTSPRYETYGGIRQANWNNLLFRDARVDGMKTGFTEAAGYHIVATARQGGLRFIAVTMGAHTLIRRTAAVEALLNMGFARYEIVAVPWQQFVPNAIRVYGGNAGRLSLAASHALDVILPRDDRTPITVSEEISVRPIAPFQQGQQIGTLTVRTPSSVLATSPVVAAAAVGRAGVIGRLLGMLRYKVGGLIHHRQTTWTGTFIPQQ
- a CDS encoding Zn-dependent alcohol dehydrogenase, which produces MRAAVLYEVGKPLAIDTVEIEGPRRREVAVRILATGVCHSDLHYIKGDLAMPLPVILGHEAAGIVDAVGEGVESVRPGDHVVLLFAPACGRCRYCDTGRPHLCEMRYRVRGKMPDGTTRLRWRGQEVHHFTCVSSWAEMAVVPEAGVLRISEEVPLTVAALLGCAVTTGVGAVVNTARVRPGSSVAVFGAGGVGINVVQGARLAGAATIIAVDLLEHRLESAKRFGATHTVLASEEDPVRAIQHLTGGGVDYAFEVIGRAAVVRQAVDSLARGGVAVAVGIPPAREEYAVGGPAFVLNEKTLHACFYGSAHLRADIPRLLALYQGKRLLLDELVTATYPLDRVNDAVAALDRGDGLRGILVMDR
- a CDS encoding DMT family transporter gives rise to the protein MAHSGSQDPNRDFAATRSLDLHRVDCQRLPHLVEHGGAHARSPLRRCRNTVPPPRRDSSGRRRTLRTHGFRPLRSSLSRLHSHPALGNLLLLLVPVVWGLNFIIIKAALNQFSSPQSFNALRWILASGILGIAVAVRRDSLRIAPRDWGRIIAVAILGNVLQQVTFINGIRLTTAGHSALMMGLSPLVVALVSAARGLEDVRARTWAGIGLSLFGLVILVRPATDQGGSGMFVGDLLTLASAACWAVYSLLARRLTLAYSPTVVTAVAMGTATIVLVAIGLPDLRTQSWTSVRWTGWASLAYSGGLTIAFGYLAWGLAIRRVGSTRTSIVSNLTPVVALIAAWALLGERLDPWQMLGAGMVVGGTALARGGDAASS